The following are encoded together in the Cololabis saira isolate AMF1-May2022 chromosome 5, fColSai1.1, whole genome shotgun sequence genome:
- the LOC133444181 gene encoding zinc-binding protein A33-like: MAATVFSAKDVLCPRCSGYYCFPVRLVCGHNICRICLEKFWEWKGCQECPVCGEECASRRPPINLELKIAADEYRARGSETKPDVCSHHNEEFKLFCNNDEQLVCLVCQASKTHRVHECCPVEEAAQQKKDEISTALGPLKENLQTLSKTKKEWKETKSYIQTQRLEVEAAIKEEFKRLHQFLWEEETTRLKALNQEEETKIGVMGIKIEDIEEQIKQLSSTISDAEKALRAEDLPFLHDYKQTKKRVKYNIQDPECVRDILISSAKHLGLLKFGVWKKMENMVSYVPVVLDPNTAQYNLHVSEELTCVQFSSKQVLPDNPERCTRSLCVLGATGFKSGRHTWTVGVGQGKGWHIGVARESIQRKNTVLLNPAEGFWVIGLSKEGMYRAQTSPPIRLVVKQKPERITIDLDLDRGKVTFINADDLTVMHTFKDRFTERIFPYFSPGLCEDWKNSNPLTICPVLIKKDVK, translated from the exons ATGGCTGCGACGGTCTTCTCTGCCAAAGACGTGCTTTGTCCTCGATGCTCGGGATATTATTGCTTTCCTGTTCGTCTAGTATGCGGCCACAACATCTGCAGAATTTGTTTGGAGAAATTCTGGGAGTGGAAAGGATGCCAGGAATGTCCCGTGTGCGGCGAGGAGTGCGCGTCCCGGAGGCCTCCCATCAACTTGGAGCTGAAAATAGCCGCGGATGAATATCGAGCCCGAGGCAGCGAGACGAAGCCAGACGTCTGCTCACATCACAACGAGGAGTTCAAGCTGTTCTGCAACAACGACGAACAGCTCGTCTGTCTCGTCTGCCAGGCGTCCAAAACGCACAGAGTGCACGAGTGCTGTCCGGTGGAGGAGGCCGCCCAGCAGAAGAAG GATGAAATTTCCACCGCGTTGGGGCCCTTAAAAGAAAACCTTCAAACACTAAGCAAGACAAAGAAGGAATGGAAGGAAACCAAATCCTACATACAG ACCCAACGCTTGGAGGTCGAGGCAGCAATAAAGGAGGAGTTTAAGAGGCTGCACCAGTTCCTCTGGGAGGAGGAAACCACAAGGCTCAAGGCGCTGAATCAGGAAGAGGAAACCAAGATCGGAGTCATGGGCATTAAGATCGAGGACATCGAGGAGCAGATCAAACAGCTCTCATCCACCATCAGCGATGCGGAGAAAGCCCTTCGAGCAGAGGACTTGCCATTTTTACAT GATTACaagcaaacaaagaaaag GGTTAAATATAACATTCAAGATCCAGAATGCGTCCGGGACATTTTGATTAGTTCTGCAAAGCATCTGGGATTACTCAAGTTTGGAGTCTGGAAGAAGATGGAAAACATGGTCAGCTATG TTCCCGTTGttctggatccaaacacagccCAGTACAACTTACACGTGTCCGAAGAGCTGACGTGTGTGCAGTTCAGCAGCAAGCAGGTCCTCCCCGACAACCCCGAACGCTGCACCCGCAGTCTGTGTGTGCTGGGCGCCACTGGCTTCAAGTCTGGCAGGCACACCTGGACCGTTGGAGTGGGCCAAGGTAAAGGCTGGCACATCGGAGTGGCCCGAGAGTCCATCCAAAGAAAGAACACAGTCCTCCTGAACCCCGCAGAAGGTTTCTGGGTGATTGGACTGTCCAAAGAAGGCATGTACCGGGCTCAGACCTCACCTCCAATCAGGCTGGTAGTGAAGCAGAAGCCAGAGAGGATTACCatagacctggatctggaccggGGGAAGGTAACGTTCATCAATGCTGACGATCTAACAGTGATGCACACATTCAAAGACAGATTCACGGAGAGGATTTTCCCCTACTTCTCCCCTGGACTGTGTGAGGACTGGAAAAACTCCAACCCACTCACCATCTGCCCTGTGCTGATAAAGAAAGATGTAAAATAG